A DNA window from Paraclostridium bifermentans contains the following coding sequences:
- a CDS encoding MgtC/SapB family protein: protein MKIQDIVIRILLSIFIGGIIGFNRERENVSAGFRTHALVCLGATIAALIQVQLASLALSQITSEPALSGIVKVNDGRFIGQVVSGIGFLGAGTIIKTKGSVKGLTTAASIWTVACIGIATGMGFYEVSILGGISTIIVLVVLKKIEGKYINKSTKIKLIIKYKSKTEAIKELKNSIEDLQLQIESIEFVDEFNVIYTLKDLKLICINDLISLLSENESILKVSKIDNF from the coding sequence ATGAAAATACAAGATATAGTTATAAGAATTTTACTATCTATTTTTATAGGTGGTATAATTGGTTTTAATAGAGAACGAGAAAATGTATCGGCAGGATTTAGAACTCATGCATTAGTTTGTTTAGGCGCAACAATAGCTGCATTAATACAAGTACAGTTAGCAAGTTTGGCACTAAGCCAAATAACAAGTGAGCCAGCCCTTTCAGGAATAGTAAAGGTGAATGATGGAAGATTTATTGGTCAAGTAGTTTCTGGAATAGGGTTTTTAGGAGCTGGAACTATAATAAAAACTAAAGGTTCTGTTAAAGGACTAACTACAGCAGCTTCTATTTGGACAGTTGCATGTATTGGAATCGCTACAGGAATGGGATTTTATGAAGTAAGTATTTTAGGTGGTATTAGTACAATAATAGTACTTGTAGTTTTAAAGAAAATAGAAGGTAAGTATATAAATAAATCTACAAAGATAAAACTTATTATAAAATACAAATCTAAAACCGAAGCTATAAAAGAATTAAAAAATTCAATTGAAGATTTACAATTACAAATTGAATCTATAGAGTTTGTAGATGAATTTAATGTTATATATACATTAAAAGACTTAAAGCTTATATGTATAAATGATTTGATTAGCTTACTATCAGAAAATGAAAGTATATTAAAGGTAAGTAAAATTGATAATTTTTAA
- a CDS encoding GNAT family N-acetyltransferase, translated as MKNVVYRNLEKKDYNRIKELINNAFGFSEFIKDSDLLECILNIYLQGCLLDSSFSKVAVKDNVVIGIILGNAKNDKKHLRKFSNILSWVSSGAKLAFSSKENKNAIKEFSKVSQTYKEIIQGKEDNFQGSIQLFIVSEESRGLGVGKTLIKYLSNYMIDMKVNSIYLYTDTRCNYGFYDSQNFDRLNEKEIYFDTIPSSLNIFLYGYKFS; from the coding sequence ATGAAAAATGTAGTTTATAGAAATTTAGAGAAAAAAGATTATAATCGTATTAAAGAATTGATTAATAATGCATTTGGGTTTAGTGAATTTATAAAAGATAGTGATTTATTAGAATGTATATTAAATATTTACTTGCAAGGATGTCTTTTAGATAGTTCATTTAGCAAGGTTGCTGTAAAAGATAATGTTGTTATTGGCATAATATTAGGAAATGCAAAAAATGATAAAAAACATTTAAGAAAATTTTCTAATATTTTAAGTTGGGTTTCTAGTGGTGCAAAATTAGCTTTTTCTAGTAAAGAAAATAAAAACGCTATAAAGGAATTTTCCAAAGTATCACAAACTTATAAAGAGATTATCCAAGGTAAAGAAGATAACTTCCAAGGTTCTATTCAATTGTTTATTGTGTCTGAAGAGTCTAGAGGGCTTGGAGTTGGAAAAACATTAATTAAATATCTATCTAACTATATGATTGATATGAAAGTTAACAGTATCTATTTATATACAGATACTAGATGTAACTATGGATTTTATGATAGCCAAAACTTTGATCGTCTAAATGAAAAAGAAATTTATTTTGATACAATTCCATCTAGTTTAAATATTTTTTTATATGGATATAAGTTCAGCTAA
- a CDS encoding MerR family DNA-binding transcriptional regulator — translation MKNLYSIGEVSKIKKITVKSLRYYHKVGILIPKYIDDNTGYRYYSIDQFIYIDIIKGCRALGTSIAELQEIFKDCETEKLLKYLHVKRAQAEENIIKMKEIITNIDNLNSSVESSKELIKDGEIRIKHFNKRYIVVEPCKEVGSLKELIPYSELEKTIKNKNLNVSIERGIGYDFDSNGKVEPFYVFSEIINEENIKIDKHIDLLPEGDYLTLAYTKENEEDCINKIVKYIKENKLEVKKFIEIELFNDFFNTKTYSCQIQILI, via the coding sequence ATGAAAAATTTATACTCTATAGGAGAGGTTTCAAAAATAAAAAAAATAACTGTGAAATCATTAAGGTATTATCATAAAGTTGGAATTTTAATTCCTAAATATATAGATGATAATACTGGATATAGGTACTATTCAATAGATCAATTTATATATATTGATATAATAAAAGGATGTAGGGCATTAGGAACTAGCATAGCTGAGCTTCAAGAAATTTTTAAGGATTGTGAAACAGAAAAACTTTTAAAATATCTACATGTAAAAAGAGCACAAGCTGAAGAAAATATAATAAAAATGAAAGAAATAATAACTAATATTGACAATCTAAATAGTAGTGTTGAATCTTCAAAAGAATTAATAAAAGATGGTGAAATTAGGATTAAACATTTTAATAAACGATATATAGTAGTAGAACCGTGTAAAGAAGTAGGAAGTTTAAAAGAGCTCATTCCTTACTCAGAATTAGAAAAGACTATTAAAAACAAAAATTTAAATGTATCGATAGAAAGAGGCATTGGATATGATTTTGATTCTAATGGAAAAGTAGAGCCATTTTATGTATTCAGTGAAATAATAAACGAGGAAAATATTAAAATAGATAAACATATAGATTTACTACCTGAAGGTGATTATTTAACATTAGCATACACAAAAGAAAATGAGGAAGACTGTATAAATAAAATTGTAAAATACATAAAAGAAAACAAATTAGAAGTAAAAAAATTTATTGAAATTGAGTTATTTAATGATTTTTTTAATACTAAAACATATAGTTGCCAAATTCAGATACTTATATAA